Sequence from the Bacillus thuringiensis genome:
TTTACCTGTGATTTCTAAGTTACGAACATCAATCAGGATTAAGTGATTGTCTGTTCCGCCAGAAACAAGTGTAAGTCCTTCTTTTTGAAGACCTTCAGCTAAGCGGTTCGCATTATTAATAATATTTTGTGCATATGTTTTAAACTCATCTTGTAGTGTCTCTCCAAATGCAACAGCTTTTGCAGCGATTACGTGCATAAGTGGACCACCTTGAATACCAGGGAAGATTGATTTATCAATTTGTTTTGCAAATTGCTCTTCACATAAAATCATACCACCACGTGGGCCACGTAATGTTTTATGTGTTGTCGTTGTAACGAAATGTGCATGTGGTACTGGGTTTGGATGTAAACCAGCAGCTACTAAACCAGCGATATGTGCCATATCAACCATAAAGTATGCACCCACTTCATCTGCAATCTCACGGAATCGTTTGAAATCGATCACACGAGGATACGCACTTGCACCCGCAACGATTAATTTTGGTTTATGTTCTTTCGCTTTTGCTAATACATCATCGTAATTAATACGGTGAGATTCAGCATCCACGCCATATTCTACGAAATTATATTGTACTCCACTGAAGTTAACAGGGCTTCCGTGTGTTAAGTGACCACCATGAGATAAATTCATACCAAGTACTGTATCGCCTTGCTCTAAAATCGTGAAGTATACTGCCATGTTCGCTTGTGCACCAGAATGCGGTTGAACATTTACATGCTCTGCACCAAAAATTTCTTTCGCGCGATCACGTGCGATATCTTCTACTACGTCTACGTGCTCACAGCCACCATAGTAACGTTTTCCAGGATATCCTTCAGCATACTTATTCGTTAAAACAGAACCTTGTGCCTCCATTACTGCTTCACTTACGAAGTTTTCCGAAGCAATTAACTCAATCTTTGAACGCTGTCTTCCTAGTTCTGCCTCAATTGCAGCAAATACCTTTTCATCTTGACGTTTTAAATGATCCACCAAAATCCCCCTTTTCTGAACGAATTACATCGATTCCCAATAGTTTTTTCTCATTTATTCAGAAAAAACGAAAATTCAGGTTGTAATTCTTTCGAACCTTCATGTTTTCAACTACATTCTAACATGACTTTCTTTATCATAAAAGAAAAAAAAGACCGAAAATCGGTCTTTTCTTTCTTCTATGATAAAGTCAGACAACATACCTCGTTCGTAGGATAATGTGCAACTTTAACGGCAAATGATAGTCTCTTCAGCCGCCGCATAAACAGCACGTGCTCCACCAATTAGTTTTCCACGTGTTGTTGCCATCGTTACATGCGCACTTCCAATTTCCTTCACACTTGTACGAACCGGAACAGCTACATGCTTTAAATGCATACCGATAAATGTATCACCAATATCCATTCCCGCATCCGCTTTAATAAACTCAATTACTACCGGATCTTTCAAATTATGATAAGCATATGTTGCTAATGCACCACCTGCTGATCTAACAGGCGTAACTGTTACAATTTCAAAGTGATATTTCATTGCCAACTCTCTCTCAACTACTAAAGCACGGTTTAAATGCTCACAACATTGAAACGCCAACTCAATACCTGTTTGCTCTTGAAATTGTTTTAATTCAGAAAAAATCGCCTCTGCTACTTCCATCGTTCCTGATGTTCCAATTTTCTCTCCTAGCACTTCGCTCGTACTACACCCAACTACAAAAATTTGACCACTTTGTAATGAAGCTTGTTCTTGGAAATCAGAAAGCGAAATTTGTAGCTGTTCTCTTACCTTTACGATTTCTGTCATTACGCCTCTTCCTTTCACAGGTTGGTTCACCAAATTATATTTCATACTACTTCTAGTTAGAATCTATTACTTTGCTTCGTATGTTTTAATTTTTCCTACGCGGTTTTCGTGACGGCCACCTTCATAGTCAGTTGTTAACCAAATTTTTGCGATGTCACGAGCTAGACCAGCACCAATTACACGCTCGCCCATTGCTAACATGTTAGTGTCATTATGCTCTCTCGTTGCTCTCGCGCTGAACGTATCAT
This genomic interval carries:
- a CDS encoding TIGR01440 family protein, with product MKYNLVNQPVKGRGVMTEIVKVREQLQISLSDFQEQASLQSGQIFVVGCSTSEVLGEKIGTSGTMEVAEAIFSELKQFQEQTGIELAFQCCEHLNRALVVERELAMKYHFEIVTVTPVRSAGGALATYAYHNLKDPVVIEFIKADAGMDIGDTFIGMHLKHVAVPVRTSVKEIGSAHVTMATTRGKLIGGARAVYAAAEETIICR
- the glyA gene encoding serine hydroxymethyltransferase is translated as MDHLKRQDEKVFAAIEAELGRQRSKIELIASENFVSEAVMEAQGSVLTNKYAEGYPGKRYYGGCEHVDVVEDIARDRAKEIFGAEHVNVQPHSGAQANMAVYFTILEQGDTVLGMNLSHGGHLTHGSPVNFSGVQYNFVEYGVDAESHRINYDDVLAKAKEHKPKLIVAGASAYPRVIDFKRFREIADEVGAYFMVDMAHIAGLVAAGLHPNPVPHAHFVTTTTHKTLRGPRGGMILCEEQFAKQIDKSIFPGIQGGPLMHVIAAKAVAFGETLQDEFKTYAQNIINNANRLAEGLQKEGLTLVSGGTDNHLILIDVRNLEITGKVAEHVLDEVGITVNKNTIPFETASPFVTSGVRIGTAAVTSRGFGLEEMDEIASLIAYTLKNHENEAALEEARKRVEALTSKFPMYTDL